From Variimorphobacter saccharofermentans, one genomic window encodes:
- a CDS encoding FAD-dependent oxidoreductase yields MAVLWRENGTSESLGNERGESIWVQQEYRYEGKPNINKNEGQGDGNQTVTGSNADNNRRQPLKGDIRTEVVVIGAGLAGILTAYLLASKGVEVVVLECNEVGSGITKNTTAKITSQHGLIYRKLMMYKGETRTWEYAMANQRAIEMYEEIINDLEIDCDYEILPNYVYTLDNVLRIKQEVEAAKKVGLPASFTRETTLPFPVKGAIRFDHQAQFHPLKFLDEVAKKLTIYEHTRVTEVRSDGLVLTNQGSVKAKSIVIATHYPFINVPGYYFFRLHQERHYLTALDGCDTERKARLDGMYLDADPEGYTFRNYKDYLIFGSGKHRTGEYQPLDAYAKIEEAARKWFPNARIKYTWSAQDCITPDSIPYIGRYSVNTRNIYVATGFNKWGMSSSMVSAMIISDMIAGKENEFQKVFNPRRLMLSGSRVFLKDAAIITISLLTEHLKIPHDNLEDIGVGKAGVIKYDGQRVGVYRETPEKYYFVSTKCPHLGCSLEWNQNELTWDCPCHGSRFDFRGNLINSPATRDVFDACQRRKK; encoded by the coding sequence ATGGCTGTATTGTGGAGAGAAAATGGCACATCAGAAAGCTTAGGAAACGAACGAGGCGAATCTATTTGGGTTCAGCAAGAATACCGATATGAAGGAAAGCCCAATATAAATAAAAACGAAGGTCAAGGAGACGGGAATCAGACTGTGACCGGAAGTAATGCCGACAATAACAGAAGACAGCCTTTGAAGGGAGATATTCGCACAGAGGTGGTTGTGATCGGAGCCGGTCTTGCCGGAATATTAACGGCATATCTGTTAGCGAGTAAAGGTGTTGAGGTTGTAGTGTTGGAATGCAACGAGGTTGGTAGCGGAATAACGAAGAATACAACGGCAAAGATTACATCCCAGCACGGATTAATATATCGCAAGCTTATGATGTATAAAGGGGAGACCCGGACCTGGGAATATGCCATGGCCAATCAGCGGGCTATCGAGATGTATGAGGAAATAATCAATGATCTGGAGATTGATTGTGATTATGAGATTCTGCCGAATTATGTCTACACCTTAGATAATGTATTAAGAATTAAGCAGGAGGTGGAGGCGGCAAAGAAGGTGGGGCTGCCTGCATCATTTACTAGAGAGACGACACTTCCTTTTCCGGTGAAGGGAGCTATTCGTTTTGATCATCAGGCTCAGTTTCATCCCTTAAAGTTTCTCGATGAGGTAGCGAAAAAGCTGACAATCTATGAGCATACAAGGGTAACCGAAGTCAGAAGTGATGGCTTGGTACTGACGAATCAGGGAAGTGTTAAAGCAAAATCCATAGTGATTGCAACACACTATCCTTTTATTAATGTACCTGGTTATTATTTCTTCCGACTACACCAGGAGAGGCATTATCTTACAGCCCTGGATGGCTGTGATACAGAGCGAAAGGCGCGATTGGACGGAATGTATCTGGATGCGGATCCGGAAGGCTATACCTTTCGTAACTATAAGGATTATTTGATATTTGGCAGTGGCAAACATCGAACCGGAGAGTATCAGCCACTGGATGCCTATGCTAAAATCGAGGAGGCTGCCAGGAAGTGGTTCCCGAATGCCAGGATAAAGTATACCTGGTCAGCGCAGGATTGTATTACGCCCGATTCTATCCCGTATATCGGCCGATACTCTGTGAATACACGAAATATATATGTAGCAACCGGATTTAATAAATGGGGAATGTCGAGCTCTATGGTATCTGCCATGATTATTAGTGACATGATTGCAGGAAAGGAGAATGAATTTCAAAAGGTATTCAATCCTCGCAGACTCATGCTGTCCGGCAGCAGAGTATTTCTTAAGGATGCTGCAATTATTACCATCAGTCTGTTGACAGAGCATTTAAAAATCCCTCATGATAATCTGGAGGATATCGGAGTAGGAAAAGCCGGTGTAATCAAATATGATGGACAAAGAGTCGGAGTATACCGGGAGACTCCCGAAAAATACTATTTTGTATCAACCAAATGTCCTCATCTTGGCTGTAGTTTGGAATGGAATCAGAATGAATTAACCTGGGATTGTCCGTGCCATGGATCAAGATTTGATTTCCGTGGTAATTTAATCAATAGTCCAGCTACCAGAGATGTATTTGATGCATGCCAAAGGCGAAAAAAGTAG
- a CDS encoding P-loop ATPase, Sll1717 family — protein sequence MISDVKLSEIFIGKADGSDESQIDDFSNLFYRGNNKYDELANSSNKFILTGRKGTGKTILAKYHEMIQNNKGIFSKTVTKDDIILKKLVEMGSAKLTREEQRNFIKYAILTEIGELIIQNEAKCKKNLCSCKDKKLRKELKHHLRELKNVLNFRYRSFDNFVQSSLEQSAATEEELEGSLSSTLSLARSLRRASQSKKMLYTKSNYLTLINSLTDKIALLTTYNPITLIFDDLDEYDSSLNEDNINFLVDFLNITKKINQNVLKKDKKNNRIIVLIRQDILSTLNSNSHNISKLLQDSTIYLNWLIKMEGKPSDNPLIDLVITKIQRSNQRLWEYKKEEIFKMFFPDKIMKKPTLTYLYENSFGRPRDIVNYLEIIRQEFPDKTSFEASCFTAMEMRYSTRFLEELQNELYIHYPREFINECIKVFDLLHRVTFQKEHVEQVLTEYGNQLTHLKDASEFIGCMYKFGAIGMRIKVDIVSKKNKSKQTGYKCYWGYREDGRVNPDYNAEFIIHYGLKKSLIG from the coding sequence ATGATATCGGACGTGAAATTAAGTGAGATATTCATCGGAAAAGCAGATGGATCCGATGAATCACAAATCGATGATTTCTCGAATCTTTTTTACCGGGGAAATAATAAATATGATGAGCTAGCCAATAGCTCTAATAAGTTTATTCTAACCGGTAGAAAAGGTACTGGAAAAACTATACTAGCCAAGTATCATGAGATGATACAGAATAACAAAGGCATATTTTCAAAAACAGTAACGAAGGATGATATCATACTAAAAAAACTGGTTGAGATGGGAAGTGCTAAATTAACCCGTGAAGAGCAAAGGAATTTTATTAAATACGCGATATTAACTGAAATTGGTGAGTTGATTATCCAAAACGAAGCAAAATGTAAAAAGAATCTATGCAGCTGTAAGGATAAGAAATTAAGAAAGGAATTAAAGCATCATCTCAGGGAGCTGAAGAACGTACTGAATTTTCGTTATCGCTCCTTTGATAATTTTGTGCAATCGTCCTTAGAGCAATCCGCAGCGACGGAGGAGGAACTGGAGGGAAGCCTGAGCAGTACCCTTTCGCTTGCCAGATCCCTGCGCAGGGCCTCCCAAAGTAAGAAAATGCTCTATACCAAAAGCAATTACCTGACGCTGATTAATTCACTGACTGACAAGATAGCGTTACTTACCACATATAATCCAATTACATTGATCTTTGATGATTTGGATGAATATGACTCAAGCCTGAATGAGGACAATATTAACTTTCTGGTTGATTTCTTGAATATTACCAAGAAGATAAACCAGAATGTATTAAAAAAGGATAAGAAAAATAACCGGATTATTGTATTAATCCGGCAGGATATCTTATCAACCTTAAACAGTAATTCGCATAATATCAGTAAGCTGTTACAGGATTCAACCATATACCTCAACTGGCTGATAAAAATGGAGGGCAAGCCCAGTGATAATCCACTGATCGACCTGGTAATCACGAAAATACAACGTTCCAATCAAAGGCTTTGGGAGTATAAAAAGGAAGAGATCTTTAAGATGTTCTTTCCGGATAAGATCATGAAGAAACCAACGCTGACCTATTTATATGAAAATAGCTTTGGACGTCCCAGGGATATCGTAAACTATCTGGAAATCATCCGGCAGGAGTTTCCCGATAAGACCAGTTTTGAAGCAAGCTGCTTTACAGCTATGGAAATGCGGTATTCCACCCGTTTTCTAGAGGAACTGCAAAACGAATTATATATTCATTATCCCAGAGAGTTTATTAATGAATGTATTAAGGTGTTTGACCTATTACATAGGGTGACATTTCAAAAGGAACACGTGGAACAGGTGCTGACCGAATATGGGAATCAGCTCACGCACCTGAAGGATGCCAGCGAATTCATAGGATGTATGTATAAGTTTGGTGCGATCGGAATGCGTATCAAGGTTGATATTGTCAGTAAGAAAAACAAAAGTAAGCAGACAGGATATAAATGCTACTGGGGATACAGGGAGGATGGAAGGGTAAATCCGGACTACAACGCAGAATTCATTATTCATTATGGTCTAAAGAAAAGTTTAATCGGATAA
- a CDS encoding tyrosine-type recombinase/integrase, whose amino-acid sequence MITKWKPKSLSDRFNKLLDMYKLDHIRLHDLRHYNAIIMLRSGIPDKVAAERLGHTNVQTLREVYQHVLKDMDEAAAKMINNAINPKAFLSDKPLTKEERKAMFKVI is encoded by the coding sequence GTGATTACCAAATGGAAGCCTAAATCGCTATCGGATCGCTTTAATAAGCTGCTCGATATGTATAAACTTGATCATATAAGATTGCATGATCTAAGACATTACAATGCAATAATAATGTTGCGTAGCGGTATTCCTGACAAGGTCGCAGCTGAGAGATTAGGTCATACAAACGTACAAACTCTTAGAGAAGTATACCAGCATGTCTTAAAAGATATGGACGAAGCTGCAGCCAAGATGATTAATAATGCTATTAATCCAAAGGCTTTCTTATCAGATAAGCCATTAACCAAAGAAGAACGTAAAGCAATGTTCAAGGTAATATAA
- a CDS encoding N-acetylmuramoyl-L-alanine amidase: MVANSAKADAFISKHYNDLNGKWGKQNGIETIISQYASAKSKELAKLVQAELVKAHSRTDRGVKTDIQQSGINIAVLRNTNMPAILT, translated from the coding sequence TTGGTTGCAAACAGCGCTAAGGCTGACGCATTTATATCAAAGCATTATAATGATTTAAATGGTAAATGGGGTAAGCAAAACGGTATTGAGACTATCATATCACAATATGCATCGGCAAAGTCAAAGGAGCTGGCAAAGCTGGTACAAGCAGAGCTGGTTAAAGCCCATAGTCGTACCGATCGGGGAGTAAAAACAGATATACAGCAATCAGGAATTAACATTGCTGTGCTTCGAAATACAAATATGCCTGCTATTTTAACCTAA
- a CDS encoding SPOR domain-containing protein: MDNLDEAKTMLDPEFQKADAEATCRGICKFFGVTYIAPEEVKETIYRVQVGAFSNRDLANAARSRLKTLGYDAIVVADKK, from the coding sequence ATGGATAATCTGGACGAAGCAAAAACCATGCTTGATCCAGAATTTCAAAAGGCAGATGCAGAAGCAACCTGCAGGGGAATATGTAAGTTTTTTGGAGTTACATATATCGCTCCGGAGGAAGTAAAGGAAACAATTTATCGTGTCCAGGTTGGAGCGTTTAGTAATCGTGATCTTGCGAATGCTGCAAGGAGTAGATTAAAGACGTTAGGCTATGATGCGATTGTAGTAGCGGATAAAAAGTGA
- a CDS encoding Ig-like domain-containing protein, producing MKKILSFLLVFVFCLSLIAPSTASAATIKLNKTSLSLNVGSTYTLKLTGTKSTVKWSTSDKKIATVTNGKVKAVSTGKATITATANKKKYTCKVTVKKAFNSKDALKNLVASETDLGNGVIVILENKYSHDIRLEATCVYYDESGDMIGKSSADNYYFNAGNSCAIYLYGPYDGNFNDVPYSNYKITYKVEETSSYYTSNLKDIKVEANFGVDNVMAEVTNTGNKEAEFTVISVVFYKNNNVVGYSYTYADVKEPGSTEYIDFSLPRDDNFDIIPVDDFEIFVNYSYK from the coding sequence ATGAAGAAAATATTATCATTTTTATTAGTATTCGTATTTTGCTTATCACTGATTGCTCCTAGCACCGCAAGTGCTGCCACAATCAAGCTAAATAAAACCAGTTTGTCACTTAATGTTGGCAGTACATACACATTGAAATTGACCGGCACAAAATCAACCGTAAAATGGTCTACAAGCGATAAAAAAATCGCTACTGTAACCAATGGTAAGGTAAAGGCGGTTTCTACCGGAAAAGCCACAATAACAGCGACTGCTAACAAGAAAAAATACACCTGCAAAGTAACCGTAAAAAAGGCATTTAATTCAAAAGATGCTCTTAAAAACTTAGTTGCTTCTGAGACTGACCTTGGTAATGGTGTTATAGTAATCCTTGAGAATAAATACTCGCATGACATCAGATTAGAAGCTACATGCGTATATTATGATGAATCCGGCGACATGATAGGCAAGTCATCAGCAGACAACTATTACTTTAATGCCGGAAATTCATGCGCAATATACTTATATGGGCCATATGATGGCAATTTTAATGATGTTCCCTACTCAAATTATAAAATTACATATAAGGTTGAAGAAACTTCATCGTATTATACTTCCAATCTAAAAGATATAAAGGTAGAAGCTAATTTTGGAGTCGACAATGTAATGGCAGAGGTTACAAATACCGGAAACAAAGAAGCAGAATTTACCGTTATTAGTGTTGTATTTTATAAAAATAATAATGTAGTCGGATATAGTTATACTTACGCGGATGTAAAAGAGCCTGGAAGTACAGAATATATAGACTTTTCACTGCCAAGAGACGATAACTTTGACATAATTCCGGTAGATGATTTCGAAATATTCGTCAACTACTCATATAAATAA
- a CDS encoding UPF0236 family transposase-like protein, which produces MMNTIVTEKMMPFKELEKKIFDYVCEMGRIMTQVILESYDEQLQETRNKKELRCKGTRQTTIKTIMGEVEYSRNVYETKDESGRKAWVYLLDQEMQMDKIGFFSTNLAEKIANVVADNSYHTAAEIISSTSGQSISHGGAWLLVQKLGERISAEETAMVKEMDATGGKGTKELKLLFEEMDGVWLKMQGKGHRKAPKQEMKVATMYEGWEDDGRSCSRCG; this is translated from the coding sequence ATGATGAACACTATTGTAACCGAAAAGATGATGCCATTCAAGGAGTTAGAGAAAAAAATTTTTGATTATGTCTGTGAAATGGGCAGGATAATGACACAGGTCATACTTGAAAGTTATGATGAACAATTACAGGAAACCCGCAATAAGAAGGAGCTCCGATGTAAAGGAACCCGTCAGACCACAATAAAGACAATTATGGGTGAAGTTGAATATTCCAGGAACGTATATGAGACCAAGGATGAATCAGGTCGTAAAGCGTGGGTATATTTGCTGGATCAAGAGATGCAGATGGATAAGATTGGCTTTTTCTCGACAAACCTTGCAGAAAAGATAGCAAATGTTGTGGCCGATAATTCCTACCATACAGCAGCAGAAATCATAAGCAGTACCAGTGGACAGAGCATCAGTCATGGTGGAGCATGGCTCCTGGTTCAAAAGCTTGGAGAACGTATTTCAGCGGAAGAAACAGCAATGGTAAAGGAAATGGATGCAACCGGTGGAAAAGGAACAAAGGAGCTGAAACTGCTCTTTGAGGAAATGGATGGGGTATGGCTTAAGATGCAAGGAAAAGGCCATAGAAAGGCTCCAAAGCAGGAAATGAAGGTTGCCACCATGTATGAAGGCTGGGAGGATGATGGACGCAGCTGCAGTCGCTGTGGATAG
- a CDS encoding DUF3788 domain-containing protein: MQDVLPTNQDIKEMLGTEKYNVWECICNLIESLYEMDILRKNTSWNNWKYEHKYRRGGKTLCTLYAKDNCFCLQLVFGKAERDKFENEQHTYSEEIQSIYNNSTTYHDGKWMSFEPDISQLEDIGRLLRIKRRPNKK; this comes from the coding sequence ATGCAAGACGTACTACCAACAAATCAGGATATAAAAGAAATGCTCGGTACAGAGAAATATAATGTATGGGAGTGTATCTGTAATCTAATTGAAAGCTTATATGAGATGGATATCTTACGAAAGAACACCAGCTGGAATAATTGGAAATACGAGCATAAATATCGTCGTGGAGGAAAAACCCTATGTACACTCTATGCGAAAGATAATTGCTTTTGTTTACAGCTTGTATTTGGAAAAGCGGAAAGAGATAAATTTGAGAACGAGCAACACACTTATTCCGAGGAAATCCAAAGCATCTATAACAATTCAACAACCTATCATGATGGAAAATGGATGTCCTTTGAGCCGGACATTTCGCAACTTGAAGATATTGGAAGGTTATTACGTATTAAAAGAAGACCAAATAAGAAGTAG
- a CDS encoding DUF5680 domain-containing protein: MEFKDKLAVLRRERGLSQEALAEFIGISRQAVAKWELGQGYPDIDNLIKLSNTLKISVDRLIKEEENDYFLANIMKDNTNTEEIIEFLLKAKTSTYAAYGPKEAPSRPQSQDLHYSDGDYLYIDSYLGAEQFGGEEAVWYQGKPVWCINYTGRLLGENFSGDFLKDALRHVTKEAPYRGPALYQDGDYTYHCYSTGSFEWFQGHEEIYCRSVKIYELFFHGGKLR, from the coding sequence ATGGAATTCAAGGATAAGTTAGCAGTTTTAAGAAGAGAAAGAGGACTTTCCCAGGAGGCACTGGCAGAATTTATCGGAATATCAAGACAGGCAGTTGCAAAATGGGAGCTGGGTCAGGGATATCCTGACATTGATAATCTGATTAAGTTAAGTAACACCTTAAAGATTAGTGTGGATCGGCTTATTAAAGAGGAAGAAAACGATTATTTTCTTGCTAATATTATGAAAGACAATACCAATACAGAGGAAATCATTGAGTTTTTATTAAAGGCCAAGACATCAACCTACGCAGCGTATGGTCCTAAAGAGGCACCGTCCAGACCGCAGTCTCAGGATTTGCATTATAGTGATGGAGATTATCTGTATATTGACTCTTATCTAGGTGCAGAGCAATTTGGAGGGGAAGAGGCAGTCTGGTATCAGGGAAAACCGGTTTGGTGTATAAATTATACTGGACGGTTGCTAGGAGAAAATTTTTCTGGAGACTTTTTGAAGGATGCTTTACGTCATGTTACAAAAGAGGCACCTTACAGAGGTCCCGCACTCTATCAGGATGGGGATTACACCTACCATTGTTATTCTACCGGCAGCTTTGAATGGTTCCAGGGACATGAGGAAATATATTGCCGGTCGGTAAAAATTTATGAATTGTTTTTTCATGGCGGTAAATTAAGATAA
- a CDS encoding IS110 family RNA-guided transposase — protein sequence MIYVGIDIAKQTHYAAIINSDGEVLVKPFAFSNDHSGFQKLLKHLDSYSKEELYIGMESTAHYAENLTSFLFTRGFQVCIINPIQTSSLRKSNIRKTKTDSVDTYLIIKALTLNHYHLYSERDYNSLQLKNLCRFRQKLMKARTKVKIQLVTYVDLLFPELQYFFKSGIHGKACYTLLKEQPNPDRIAKMHLTRLTNLLSKSSRGHFKQSKAVHLKELASQSVGIKNDTLSLQILQSIKQIEMYTEQLAEVDQSIHEIMDKMDSVIKTIPGVGAINGAMIIGEIGDISRFDKPCQLLAYAGLDPSVYQSGNFTAARTRMSKRGSKLLRYALINAAWQTTLVNKTFKEYYDLKVSQGRRHYNALGHVAHKLVRVIHKMMSSNVEFNLA from the coding sequence ATGATTTACGTTGGCATTGATATTGCCAAGCAAACACACTATGCAGCCATTATTAATTCAGATGGTGAAGTCCTTGTTAAACCATTTGCCTTTTCAAATGACCATAGTGGATTTCAAAAACTACTGAAACATTTAGATTCCTATTCTAAAGAAGAGCTTTATATTGGTATGGAATCTACTGCCCATTATGCAGAAAATCTTACCAGCTTCCTTTTCACAAGGGGATTTCAGGTTTGTATAATCAATCCTATTCAAACTTCCTCTCTTAGGAAATCAAATATCCGTAAAACCAAGACGGACTCGGTGGATACTTATCTCATTATCAAAGCTTTAACTTTAAACCACTATCATTTATATTCGGAACGCGATTACAATTCCTTGCAATTAAAAAACCTATGTCGCTTCCGTCAAAAACTTATGAAGGCTAGGACAAAGGTTAAAATTCAACTTGTGACTTATGTGGATTTGTTATTCCCGGAACTCCAGTATTTCTTTAAATCTGGTATTCACGGAAAAGCTTGTTATACTCTATTAAAAGAGCAACCAAATCCCGACAGAATTGCGAAAATGCATCTCACAAGGTTAACTAACCTTTTATCAAAGTCCTCTCGCGGACACTTTAAACAGTCTAAAGCTGTACATTTAAAAGAGCTTGCATCGCAATCTGTCGGTATTAAAAATGATACCCTATCTTTGCAGATTTTGCAATCGATAAAACAGATTGAAATGTACACAGAACAGCTTGCCGAAGTAGATCAATCCATTCATGAAATCATGGATAAGATGGATTCTGTTATTAAGACTATCCCTGGTGTTGGAGCAATAAACGGTGCCATGATTATTGGAGAAATCGGTGATATATCACGTTTTGATAAACCATGCCAACTGCTCGCCTATGCAGGGCTAGATCCATCGGTATATCAATCAGGAAATTTCACTGCCGCTAGAACACGAATGTCCAAACGAGGTTCCAAACTACTTCGATATGCACTAATAAATGCAGCATGGCAAACCACCTTGGTAAATAAAACTTTCAAGGAATATTATGATTTAAAAGTCTCTCAAGGTCGTCGTCACTACAATGCTCTTGGCCATGTAGCTCATAAATTAGTCCGTGTTATACATAAGATGATGAGCTCTAACGTTGAATTCAATTTAGCTTAG
- a CDS encoding pyridoxamine 5'-phosphate oxidase family protein: MYLLLNTSYKDNMELNYNVAMEEIFNQLGSKKIMVLATSFEDRVTARNMSCIMMNQKVYFQTDRNFLKSLQMIENPNVALCVDNIQMEGVAKIIGNADDAPEFCELYKKSFRASYDAYTHLINQIIIEVEPTFITLWKYADGHMPFRDFVDCKQNKAYREMYDISK, from the coding sequence ATGTATTTGTTACTAAATACATCATACAAGGATAATATGGAATTAAATTATAACGTAGCGATGGAAGAGATATTTAATCAATTGGGCAGTAAAAAGATAATGGTATTAGCTACCAGCTTTGAGGATAGGGTTACAGCCAGAAACATGAGCTGTATTATGATGAACCAGAAAGTATATTTTCAAACAGATAGAAATTTTTTGAAATCTCTACAAATGATTGAGAACCCAAATGTTGCACTCTGTGTTGATAATATCCAGATGGAAGGTGTTGCGAAGATTATAGGTAATGCGGATGATGCTCCAGAATTCTGTGAATTATATAAGAAGTCTTTCAGAGCGTCCTATGATGCCTATACCCATTTGATAAATCAAATAATTATTGAAGTGGAACCAACCTTTATCACTTTATGGAAGTATGCAGATGGACATATGCCTTTCAGAGATTTTGTGGACTGTAAACAGAATAAGGCATACAGAGAAATGTATGATATCAGCAAATAA
- a CDS encoding LysR family transcriptional regulator, whose product MDLKQLNTFLTLSKIKNYTMTAETLGYAQSSITAQIQQLEKELGTKLFECIGKKVMLTAHGNALIPYATKILSLSANMKDSLSNSDRMCGSITIGASESLCIYRLPSIIKAYKEKHPNVDIFLKLLKCNEFVPFLSDNSIDIAFSIGDRIDNEAITSVLELSEPIMILASPEHHLSSKKKLSLHDFDKEAFILTEHGCSYRGAFEKDIMNTNIDIKIVLETDSIQAIKQTSMINLGICVLPEISVTEEIQRKMLIPLAYDNQYQIVSQIFYHKNKWISPLLEDFIQEASSQWTH is encoded by the coding sequence ATGGACCTAAAGCAGTTGAATACATTTCTAACATTAAGTAAGATCAAGAATTACACTATGACAGCCGAGACATTAGGATATGCCCAATCCAGTATCACTGCGCAAATCCAACAGCTGGAGAAGGAATTAGGGACAAAATTATTTGAATGTATAGGAAAAAAAGTAATGCTTACGGCACACGGCAATGCCTTAATCCCATATGCCACTAAAATACTTTCTTTATCAGCCAATATGAAGGATTCTCTATCTAATTCAGACAGAATGTGTGGAAGTATAACGATAGGAGCTTCTGAATCATTATGCATCTACCGTCTTCCCTCCATTATAAAAGCATATAAGGAGAAGCATCCTAACGTCGATATCTTTCTGAAGCTGCTAAAATGTAATGAATTTGTTCCCTTTCTATCAGACAATTCAATTGACATCGCATTTAGTATTGGAGACCGGATTGATAACGAAGCCATTACCTCCGTATTAGAATTATCAGAACCGATTATGATACTGGCTTCACCGGAACATCATCTATCTTCGAAGAAAAAACTGAGTTTGCACGATTTTGACAAAGAAGCCTTTATTCTGACTGAACACGGATGCAGTTATCGGGGTGCTTTTGAGAAGGATATCATGAATACTAATATAGATATTAAAATTGTTCTGGAAACAGATAGTATACAGGCGATTAAACAGACCTCCATGATTAATCTAGGGATATGCGTTTTACCTGAGATCTCTGTGACAGAGGAAATTCAACGGAAAATGCTCATCCCATTAGCCTATGATAATCAGTATCAGATCGTGTCACAAATTTTCTATCACAAGAATAAATGGATATCTCCCTTACTTGAGGATTTTATTCAGGAAGCATCCAGTCAATGGACTCATTAA
- a CDS encoding cupin domain-containing protein has product MLNKVNLKDEVDGMEELYRYKKVGLLNQHVLSVVRVENRTLDFHVHEASDELFYVIEGTFQFETEDGLLRVNEGEFVIVPKGTRHRPVVDTLTKFLMIELAGTLNKENSGDLYEE; this is encoded by the coding sequence ATGCTTAATAAAGTAAACTTAAAAGACGAAGTTGATGGGATGGAGGAACTGTATCGATATAAAAAGGTAGGACTGCTAAATCAGCATGTACTCAGTGTGGTTCGTGTTGAAAATCGTACGCTTGATTTTCATGTGCATGAAGCTTCAGATGAATTATTCTATGTCATTGAGGGAACCTTCCAATTTGAAACAGAGGATGGATTACTTAGGGTAAATGAAGGGGAATTTGTCATTGTTCCAAAAGGGACAAGACATAGACCGGTAGTGGATACCCTGACTAAATTTTTGATGATAGAATTGGCAGGCACCCTGAATAAGGAAAATAGCGGGGATTTATATGAAGAGTAG
- a CDS encoding cupin domain-containing protein, giving the protein MESIFYKPILNLPEADIPIKGVHAYLSQGNNHQIIFMEFSEDVDLPEHSHASQIGIVLEGQIDLVIGGIKSTYRKGDRYFIPEGVQHSGKIYAGYADITFFNEKNRYFTK; this is encoded by the coding sequence ATGGAATCAATATTTTATAAACCAATTTTAAATTTACCTGAGGCGGATATTCCTATAAAAGGGGTTCATGCATATTTATCACAAGGCAATAATCATCAGATTATCTTTATGGAATTCTCCGAAGATGTCGATTTGCCGGAACATTCTCATGCCAGCCAGATTGGAATAGTGCTGGAAGGACAAATTGATTTGGTAATTGGTGGGATAAAAAGCACCTATCGAAAAGGTGATCGGTATTTTATTCCGGAAGGAGTACAGCATTCGGGAAAAATATATGCTGGATATGCAGATATTACTTTTTTTAATGAAAAAAATAGATATTTCACGAAGTGA